The Symphalangus syndactylus isolate Jambi chromosome 11, NHGRI_mSymSyn1-v2.1_pri, whole genome shotgun sequence genome contains a region encoding:
- the DCUN1D3 gene encoding DCN1-like protein 3, with product MGQCVTKCKNPSSTLGSKNGDRDPSNKSHSRRGAGHREEQVPPCGKPGGDILVNGTKKAEAATEACQLPTSSGDAGRESKSNAEESSLQRLEELFRRYKDEREDAILEEGMERFCNDLCVDPTEFRVLLLAWKFQAATMCKFTRKEFFDGCKAISADSIDGICARFPSLLTEAKQEDKFKDLYRFTFQFGLDSEEGQRSLHREIAIALWKLVFTQNSPPVLDQWLNFLTENPSGIKGISRDTWNMFLNFTQVIGPDLSNYSEDEAWPSLFDTFVEWEMERRKREGEGRGALSSGPEGLCPEEQT from the exons ATGGGCCAGTGTGTCACCAAGTGTAAGAATCCCTCATCGACCCTGGGCAGCAAGAATGGAGACCGTGACCCCAGCAACAAGTCACACAGCAGGCGGGGTGCAGGCCACCGTGAGGAGCAGGTACCACCCTGTGGCAAGCCAGGTGGAGATATCCTCGTCAACGGGACCAAGAAGGCCGAGGCTGCCACTGAGGCCTGCCAGCTGCCGACATCCTCGGGAGATGCTGGGAGGGAGTCCAAATCCAATGCCGAGGAATCTTCCTTGCAAAGATTGGAAGAACTGTTCAGGCGCTACAAGGATGAGCGGGAAGATGCAATTTTGGAGGAAGGCATGGAGCGCTTTTGCAATGACCTATGTGTCGACCCCACAGAATTTCGAGTGCTGCTCTTGGCTTGGAAGTTCCAGGCTGCAACCATGTGCAAATTCACCAG GAAGGAGTTTTTTGATGGCTGCAAAGCAATAAGTGCAGACAGCATTGACGGAATCTGTGCACGGTTCCCTAGCCTCTTAACAGAAGCCAAACAAGAGGATAAATTCAAGGATCTCTACCGGTTTACATTTCAGTTTGGCCTGGACTCTGAAGAAGGGCAGCGGTCACTGCATCGGGAAATAGCCATTGCCCTGTGGAAACTAGTCTTTACCCAGAACAGTCCTCCGGTATTGGACCAATGGCTAAACTTCCTAACAGAGAACCCCTCGGGGATCAAGGGCATCTCCCGGGACACTTGGAACATGTTCCTTAACTTCACTCAGGTGATTGGCCCTGACCTCAGCAACTACAGTGAAGATGAGGCCTGGCCAAGTCTCTTCGACACCTTTGTGGAGTGGGAAATGGAGCgaaggaaaagagaaggggaagggagaggtgCACTCAGCTCAGGGCCCGAGGGCTTGTGTCCCGAGGAGCAGACTTAG